The DNA window ATCCTGAATCAATGCTCTAAGCGTTCCATTTTTACAGCGATACATAATATAGCCTCGAAATTCTTCCTTTAATTCTTGCGTTGGAAGCAACGTTAAATCAAATTTTCCATTATCCTTACGTGTCCCTGTTTTTTGTAAATTGGAGAAATCTCTGAAATATATAATATCATTTTCCATCTTTTTCCTCTTTCTTTAACCATGACGCTAAACTACTTCCTTGCATTTCAAAGAACTCATCATTTGCCTTCGCAATCCTTTGTGACATATAATCAATATACTGTCTTGTCATTTCTTCATAAGTATGTCCAAGATAATCCCGGATACTTTGCAGTGATACATGACTGTCATAAAACATAGTTGCTACTGTATGTCGATAATCGTGTGATTGAAATAAATATTCTCCATTTGCAATCTTATTTTCCCGGCACGCTTCTATCATCTGAGTTCGGAATGTACCATATAGGCAAGCACCACCTCTGCTATTTTTAAAAATGAATTCTTCAGGCTGAATTTCATGTTTTTTCAAGTATACTTTCATAATCCGATAAAGTGCCTGTGGGATTGGAATCCTTTTATAATTCTTCATTTTGACCTGATACACCTGAATCCAATAATCCTCGCCCTGCTGATAATAAGCATTTCCTTTCAATGTACACACTTCGCTTGCCCGTAATCCTAGACACCACAGATGTAAGAACATACATCGTAATCGCTCTGGAAAAAGATATAATTTTTTCAAAATTTCCATATATACTGTTTCCTCAACGCTACGATCATGATGTACTACTACTTCTTTTTGTTGGAAATATTCAATTCGGAATGGCATTCTTGTAATATACTGTTTAACTTCCATGAATTTATAAAAATGACCGATACCGAAAATTCTTTCATTAAATCCCTTTGCCTGTATTCCCCGTTCTCGCAAGCCGTCTGCATACTTTTTTACTTCTACGACAGTTGCATGAATCGCCAGTATCTTTTCTTGTTCCAGCAGTTCAATAAAATTTCTAATACATACAAATCTTCGTACAATCGTGCTGACTGCCTGTCCAGTAATTCCCAGTTCATATTTCATGTATGCCTGTAAAATTTCTCGATTCTGTATTTCCTTGACTTCCATAAAAGAAATGCTAATTAAGGATTTACTTTCGTCTATTCGATGTTTTCCAAGATGTAATCGTTCCAGATACCATACATTTGCTTCCCATTGGATCTGTTCCTGCTGCATAAACGCATCTCTTCTGCATTCACCTAAAATACTTCGTTGACTCGTTTCGGGAAAATTCTTTAAAATAGTTTCCACTTGTTCCATTTCCAGCAATCCAACATCCGTAATATTTAACTGAACACAAGAATCATAAAGAAGTTTTAAAGATTTTAACCTGACATTTCTATAAGCCTTAGACATTGAAGTATTTGCAATGATACGACTCAACGTATAAAAAATTTGTTTCTTTAAAACTTCTGAACAATTTTGTGTAAAATCCCACACCAATAGGTTTGTTTTATAAGAAGTTTCAAAAGTCTCAGCTATTTTCTTTTCCGGATAATACTTCAGAAAATAAATTTTATTTTGA is part of the Blautia faecicola genome and encodes:
- a CDS encoding tyrosine-type recombinase/integrase, translated to MQQAERITESEVDIEKKKQELYSEIDALGIKSDSRINKLKKFLADRKIWHLEEMDYPLRNSYEQYLRGQIRSQIVSFYLKIYDTVKQQHIYQQMQTLNGKRIYEWKYQNKIYFLKYYPEKKIAETFETSYKTNLLVWDFTQNCSEVLKKQIFYTLSRIIANTSMSKAYRNVRLKSLKLLYDSCVQLNITDVGLLEMEQVETILKNFPETSQRSILGECRRDAFMQQEQIQWEANVWYLERLHLGKHRIDESKSLISISFMEVKEIQNREILQAYMKYELGITGQAVSTIVRRFVCIRNFIELLEQEKILAIHATVVEVKKYADGLRERGIQAKGFNERIFGIGHFYKFMEVKQYITRMPFRIEYFQQKEVVVHHDRSVEETVYMEILKKLYLFPERLRCMFLHLWCLGLRASEVCTLKGNAYYQQGEDYWIQVYQVKMKNYKRIPIPQALYRIMKVYLKKHEIQPEEFIFKNSRGGACLYGTFRTQMIEACRENKIANGEYLFQSHDYRHTVATMFYDSHVSLQSIRDYLGHTYEEMTRQYIDYMSQRIAKANDEFFEMQGSSLASWLKKEEKDGK